The following coding sequences are from one Candidatus Kapaibacterium sp. window:
- a CDS encoding helix-turn-helix domain-containing protein, with protein MDIKKDKTKLVVEFGERLEDWITATWQSQSVFAKRSGYTAATINSYCKGRTFPDIVFLNLIHDLGADLNALITGHSLEAKPHSSSLPHVERLKSWIVKYFGTIPNLLSTNSKLLETMQIPQETLLKFVYGQLSYDPTITDFFNAIGCNMHWVMTGEGAELIVSHKQKQTGVEDITDALVERIQQGLFDKLTEADISKLSNVLTQKLMDKFISVVTKKDI; from the coding sequence ATGGACATTAAAAAAGATAAGACCAAGCTCGTAGTTGAGTTTGGCGAACGGCTTGAAGATTGGATAACGGCTACTTGGCAATCGCAAAGTGTTTTTGCTAAGCGAAGTGGCTATACGGCGGCTACAATCAATAGCTATTGCAAGGGGCGAACATTCCCTGACATAGTGTTCCTAAACTTAATCCATGACCTTGGGGCAGACTTAAATGCTTTGATTACCGGGCATAGTTTGGAAGCAAAGCCACATTCAAGTTCATTACCTCACGTTGAGCGATTGAAATCTTGGATTGTTAAGTACTTTGGGACTATCCCTAACTTACTTAGCACCAATTCAAAACTACTCGAAACGATGCAAATCCCACAGGAAACACTTCTTAAATTTGTTTATGGTCAATTATCATATGACCCGACAATTACTGACTTCTTTAATGCTATTGGTTGTAATATGCACTGGGTTATGACAGGCGAGGGTGCGGAGCTAATAGTATCTCATAAACAAAAGCAAACCGGAGTTGAGGATATCACCGATGCACTTGTTGAACGTATTCAACAAGGCTTATTTGACAAACTTACCGAAGCTGATATCTCGAAACTTTCCAATGTTCTTACACAAAAACTCATGGACAAATTCATCTCGGTGGTAACCAAGAAAGACATTTAG
- a CDS encoding helix-turn-helix domain-containing protein: MIEPFLTPNQVAKMLRVHSSKIRQEMDNGRLKCKRFGLHRKTTETWVKEWQNTPDNLPCDYPSRKQPLITINKKRSISDVIRHHKELQSN, translated from the coding sequence ATGATTGAACCATTCTTAACACCAAATCAAGTAGCTAAGATGTTACGTGTTCATTCCTCTAAAATTAGGCAGGAAATGGATAACGGTAGGCTGAAATGTAAACGTTTCGGACTTCATCGCAAGACTACTGAAACTTGGGTCAAGGAATGGCAAAATACACCTGACAATTTACCTTGTGACTACCCAAGTCGCAAACAACCATTAATCACTATAAACAAAAAAAGGAGTATCTCAGATGTCATCAGACACCACAAAGAACTTCAAAGCAATTGA
- a CDS encoding AAA family ATPase — protein MKQNLVKLEIEHVLGVKAMILSIDGKSVSLIGKNEAGKTSIIQALGIALGQITDGNPTQNGERKGKVIAEFDDYIISKEWKNGKMHTWKVEGKNGSKDLTPKELLDSFIDTISYRPDDFINRKAADRLKVLAKAVGYDLDEHNRRHKEIFDKRTEIGRDRKKTEGILDALKRPTIDTPEKELSISDLLAELEGYKDKARERSKIELDLQSTKRIVTDIENEINHIQIRLQELTAKRDIQKDKLSNLMIEIGKVPNFDYHIESVNQKLTNIEKINAEVRMKQKYDQTKQEYEKYDLEYDNKTQELENLKSGLTDKISQAGLPDGFELIDNEIYVNKVHFDKLSTFQKLDFAMKIGMRIKPIEGKPYTQILSMDVSQYDQENRAKVLEIAEQNGYQVILEIAHIPNGTVPSELSKSACFFIDDGTAELMEVANEN, from the coding sequence ATGAAACAAAATTTAGTCAAACTCGAAATTGAGCATGTTCTCGGAGTAAAGGCTATGATACTGTCTATAGACGGTAAATCAGTATCATTAATCGGCAAAAATGAAGCCGGTAAAACATCAATAATTCAAGCTCTCGGTATAGCACTTGGGCAAATTACAGACGGCAATCCAACTCAAAACGGTGAACGTAAAGGCAAAGTTATTGCAGAATTTGACGATTACATCATTTCGAAAGAGTGGAAAAACGGCAAAATGCACACTTGGAAAGTGGAAGGCAAAAATGGCAGTAAAGACCTGACCCCAAAAGAGCTACTTGATAGCTTCATTGATACAATCAGCTACCGCCCGGATGACTTTATAAACCGTAAAGCGGCTGACCGTCTGAAAGTATTAGCTAAAGCAGTTGGTTATGATTTAGATGAACATAACAGACGGCATAAAGAAATATTCGATAAGCGGACAGAAATCGGGCGGGACCGTAAAAAAACAGAAGGTATTCTTGATGCTTTGAAAAGACCAACAATCGACACTCCCGAGAAAGAACTAAGCATTAGCGATTTGTTAGCGGAACTCGAAGGCTACAAAGATAAGGCTCGTGAAAGAAGTAAAATCGAACTTGACTTGCAAAGCACTAAACGAATTGTGACTGATATCGAAAATGAAATCAATCATATTCAAATTCGCCTGCAAGAACTGACTGCAAAGCGTGACATTCAAAAAGACAAATTGTCGAACTTGATGATAGAGATTGGCAAAGTTCCAAACTTTGATTATCACATTGAATCTGTAAATCAAAAGCTGACTAACATTGAGAAAATCAATGCCGAAGTCAGAATGAAACAAAAGTATGACCAAACCAAGCAAGAATATGAAAAGTATGATTTGGAATATGACAACAAAACTCAGGAATTAGAGAACCTTAAAAGCGGTTTAACTGATAAAATTAGCCAAGCGGGGCTTCCTGACGGATTTGAATTAATTGACAATGAGATTTATGTCAACAAGGTGCATTTCGATAAGCTGAGCACGTTTCAGAAGCTTGATTTTGCCATGAAAATTGGTATGAGAATTAAACCTATTGAGGGCAAACCTTATACGCAAATCTTAAGTATGGACGTTAGCCAGTATGACCAAGAAAACCGTGCTAAGGTACTTGAAATAGCAGAACAGAACGGCTACCAAGTTATACTTGAAATTGCACACATCCCGAACGGCACAGTTCCTTCCGAACTCTCGAAATCAGCTTGTTTCTTCATTGATGACGGCACAGCCGAATTAATGGAGGTGGCGAATGAAAACTGA